The DNA region GAGCAGGCATGGCATTGACCGAAGGGCTTTCACAACATGCTTGTTACTAAACATGTTGTATAACGATAATTTATTCGTCCGAAAATATCGCGAGATCTCCAGGCTTTCCACGCTGGTTATTTATAATGTGGTATTTCTTACGTGTTTCTCATTTAAGTggatgtttttgtcatgttttctaaTAATTCGTTGAAAAAAGCGAAAAAGTGTAACGGAACTTTTCTAGCAAACGTGCTGTGGAAAAACAACGTGAGCAAACAGTCCATCCCAATGCATGTTGGGATATGTAGGCATGGCGGAAACCGGCAAGGATACAAGTATCTCcgtgtttcacattttattttgttatttatgagCATATGACGGTAAAACACAAATGATCAACATAATTCAAATCAAAAAGACATGAAtgaatatacaatattttacaaaaatagtCCATTCATTATTCTTGCTTCAGTGACAAATCACCCAGTCTGGAAACATTTACACCAATTATTACTAATGTGGTAGAAAATACAACTAAATGTCAGTCAATCCCAATATGGACTCAGTCATTCACACAACCTTTGAAATTCCTAAATTCATACAAAAAATGTATGGCACTTTTGGCAGCCTATCTATGTCCTTTGATCAGACATCATTGACATAATTGTCCACTCTTCACTGTAATGCATTCATCATAGCCTGGGCTTGTTTGAGCtctgtagaaacacacagaggaaaataattattacaacaaaaaaaataataatttgaaaagGAAGAACTATGAGAAAAAATGCAGAGATGCAAAACTAACCTGCAAGCAAAACTCTGAACTTGTCGGCAGAAACGGAAACAACAGTCGTCTCTGTGGAGCCTGACTCAGCTCCTTGCACCTGCAGTTTAAGCTGAATCACTGGTTCATTCACCTCCCTCATCTCACTGGAGCTCAGAGTGTAGTCGATGCGCCAGGACACAGACTCCAACTTCCCCACTGAAATTCATTACGGAAACAAATTGATGGCAACTGTCGGTCGCTGCTGAGTCAGCAACCTCACAGAAGACAGCTCTCATCATCAAGTTACATTTGCCTTCCTTTAGTAAAGGGCATAATAGACAGAAATACTTACGCCTCAGGCTTGTCTCTCTCAGTTTGTCTTGAAGTGCAGAGTGCTTGTCTTCATAAGATTTGCAGAGCCCTGTTGTGTGTTCTAAAATaatggatgcatgtgtgtaattaaTCACATGAGTCAAGCCAATATTAAGTGCATAATCACATATAAGTCTTTCAACACACTATTAGCAAAAGACATGAACAGATCaataagagaaaaaaggaaTAGCCACAAAGTCACTGAAAAGTATTTAACATCTATCAAATAAAATGGATGTCTTCACAACATTGAAAAAGAGAATACAGCCTTAAGCTGGCAGAGAGTCAACTGCGCCAGTTTTATACTATTAATGCACCAAAGTCACAATGCACCACCCGGCCCACCCCAACAATGTGGGCCGGATGTACATCGTCCATGTTGTACATTGTGCACATGCCGTATGCCCTTCAAGTTCCAACAGAGTACATTGTTTTTTCATACTTAAGTTACACAATAGACAATGATACCATGCAGAAAGCTCCAATAATAACACAACAGGCGGTGATTTGGGAGCTGCATGTTTCTGGAAGTGAGGCAATTTCTTTTACCTGATGGTGCTCATACACATAGTTAATACAGACATTGCCCTGAAATATTACAAGTAGTTAAAGAAATTATTCAGATGATGTTTTCCCACCTTTATTCTGCTTTAACAACCAGTATGTCCTTAGTCTTGGCACACATTGAAGTATGGAAAGaggtctgtgcatgtgtgactaCAAATTATgcaacattatcatcattttcatattaaacaCGGGGAACTAACCTTTAGGCAGAccaagctgctgcagctcactggACAGAGATTCACTGTCCACATCATGCTTTGCTGCACTGGAGAAAATGAAGCTGAGCACTGCCACACTAGCTTTGATGTCTCCGCTCTCTGCAAGATGGATGATGCCATGAATGCATGACATATAACAAAAAATGCAATGTAAGTATTACAGTGTTACAGGCTTGTGTGTAAAGTATGTGACTTAGATTTAAATGCAGTACCAGTAGTCGTGGAATATAACAGTATAGCATAGATAAACAAAGATATAACAGTACAACAGAGTACAGCTACTGAAGTACTCTACTTTGAGGTAAGAGgaacaattttgaggtattttgagtttttaagcTCCCTTCTAcgtcactacatttcagaggcaaatattctgcagtactttttactccactgcatttattcgACAGCCATAGTCACtatgcagattaagattttacacacaaagcaTATGATGAGCTTATAAAACAAGATGCACCGTTGAAGATTTAACTACCTTACTTAAAGTAAATTTTGCTGGACCAACCacaacagcaaaatgctgcctacacaaaaaaagcattattaataataatcattctTTCTGCATAaacaatacttttactttt from Enoplosus armatus isolate fEnoArm2 chromosome 6, fEnoArm2.hap1, whole genome shotgun sequence includes:
- the commd4 gene encoding COMM domain-containing protein 4, producing MRFRFCGDLDCPDWVLAEISTLAKISSVKMKLLCAQVLKDLLGDGIDYDKVAKLTADAKFESGDIKASVAVLSFIFSSAAKHDVDSESLSSELQQLGLPKEHTTGLCKSYEDKHSALQDKLRETSLRLGKLESVSWRIDYTLSSSEMREVNEPVIQLKLQVQGAESGSTETTVVSVSADKFRVLLAELKQAQAMMNALQ